The nucleotide sequence GACTTCGATAAAGGGGGTGATGGAGAACCCCCAGCCCAGCACCGGGCTTTCGCTGATCATCTCCTTCGCCTGCTCCCACATGCCGAGCCGCTCCTGGGCGGTTTTATCGAATCCGGTCTCTGTCCGGGTCATCTCGATGCGCTCGATGACCGCCTGGGGCAACAGGGCCTGATAAAAAATGATCAATACGGCAAGGATGATTAAAAGTTTTCGCTCTTTGATCAACCCGAGAAAGAACACACTGGCCACGGCCGCCAGATACCCTCCGCGGGAGAACAAAAACATGATGCAATAATAGCTAAGCCCGGCGGTAAAAAGAAAAACCGCTTTTCGTATCTTGTTGGTATCATAGAGGAAAAGTGAGACAAAAATGATCGCGTTCTGCGCCAGAAAGACCGCCAGCGAATTGCCGCTCAGGGCGATACTGCCGCCGATGAACTTTTCTTTCAAAGCATCGCTGTAATGCTCGACCTCATGCTGGTTCAAAACCGTATAAAAATTTCGGTCCAGCATCAACATAGCCAGTGTGGTCATCAGGAACAGCAGTTGCAGCTGCCGCCGGCTTTTAAGGTTGTTGATCACAATGAGAAAAAGCAGGGCCGGCATCCAATAGTTTTTCCACGCGACCAGCAGGGGGTTGTCGAGACTGATCGGCATTCCGTAACCGAGATAGGCGGAACCGCGTAAAAGCGCCACCAAGGTCCAAAAGAGCAAAAGAAGCATGGGGAGATAGAGAGAGGTCGGTTCGAAAAAGGGCTCGCCCGGTTCCCGTTTTCTGATCACCCATTTGACGACCATGGCGAGAAGCAGGAGATCGTTGATATCGGAGCCGAATGGATAGTCGTTCACATAGTCGAGCACATTCTGCAGAGGAAAGAAAAAGGCGAGAAAATACGCACCGATTTCCAGACGATAGGTCAACGTAAGAATAATCGCAGCCAGGGCCGAGACATAGAGCACCGGAGTCAATAGACTGGTCAAACCCAGACCAAATTCAAACATACCCGCTCCTCAAACGCTTGACGAACAACCGGCCGCGTGACAAGGCGCTGTAACTTTCCCGCCTCAGCGGCGCGACCGGATATGGCTTCTATAGAGCGTCTCCATGGATCGCACCATCTGCCTCGCGCTGAACGACTCTTGGGCGCGCTGACGGGCTGCGGTTCCCATAGCCGCGGCCAGAGACGGAGAGTGATACAACCGAAGCACCGCGGCGGCAATCGCGTCACTGTCCGCAGGAGCAACCAGCAAGCCGGTCTTTTCAGGGATCACCGCCTCACCGTTTCCCCCGACGGACGTCGCAATGACCGGAACGCCGGCCGCCATAGCCTCGAGGACGGCATTGGAAAAACCCTCGCTGAGCGACGGCAAAATAAACACATCAAGAACGGACATCAGATCGCCTACATCGGAGCGGAGGCCGAGAAATTGGATGCGCCCCTCCTGCCCCTCGGCACGGACCAGATCGACCAGGCTTTATAATACCCTTCGGCGCTGTCCATACGTTTTTCAATCCCGCCGATCAGCAGCAGATGAATGTCCAGACCTTGATGAATGAGCTGAAGAATCGCCTGGATAAGATATTCGAACCCTTTGATGGGTTGGATATTGGCGACGCAGCCTGCGATAAAGGTATCGGCCGTGAGCCCCAATTGGGAACGGTGCTCTGTTTTCTTCCGCACGTCCGCCAGATCGGGGATTTCCACGCCGTTATAAATCAGGGTAATTTTGTTTAGGGGAATTTTTTCCCGTTTCACAATCGCCTCGTGCATGGCGATCGAGTTGGTCAGAATCAGATCAATCCATTTCCCAGTGCAACGCCGCAGGAGCCGGTGGATCCTGGTCGTTTCATTAAAGCCCATGTCCCGCCGGCTGGAGATGACCACCGGATCGTTCCACAGCCGCTTGCACAGAGCGCCCAGAATATCGGAACCGAAATGAATCGTCTGCACAATCCGGATATTTCTTTCGTTGATCAGACGGCGCAGACGAAATGCCCTACTAAGCGCGGAAGGGCTGAAAATGCTGTGCAGGCAGAGCGGCAACACTTCGACCCCCTCTTCGCGCAGCAGTTGTATCATGTCGCTCTCGGGCGGTTGCAAAGGACAGACCACTGGATGGAACCTCTCTGCATCCAAATGCATCAGCAGCCGGTAAAGATTGAGTTCCGTGCCTCCTCGCTGATCCAGCGTATCAATCAAGTACAGAATGCCAATTTTTTTATCTCGCATGCACCCACTCATTGAAAAGACATCACTTTCCATGCTGGTCCTCCCGACTGATGCCTGTAGACAAACAGGCCAAAAGGCGCGGTCGAATCGCCCTGTTCACGACCGTGCGAGCGCTGCCGGACTGAGGACCGCTCCACGTCCGCCGTTCGCTCGAAAACCGTCAGCGCAAGGAGGAACGTAAAAGCCTCTTACCGTGAGCCAACCCTGTCACGACCATGCGGCGCACTTCTCCATGGAGCAGCAGCACTGTGCCGGCAAATGCCAGTCCGAGGATCGCCATCTTGAACACGACGCCGAGGAAATGACCGGCATCGGGTAGCAGGGCGGCGACCCCATACAAAACGAGGGAAGCGGCCAGACCCACCGCAAGCGTTTTGCCATGGATGGTGATCTTTAGATAGTGCCTGGAACGATAGCTCAGATAAGCGGCGAGCAAAAAACAAGTCAACAACGCAGCGTAGCACGACCCCCAAATTCCCCACCAGCGGACAAAAACAAGGTTGAGCGCGACATCCAACAACACGCAGACGAGCACGGTAAAACTGATGATCTGCGTCTTTTTCGCGATATAGAGACCCGAGGCATAGATGGGCAGCAGCGCCCAGAGTAGGGTTGCGGCCACGATCACGCCGAGCAGATCGCCGGCCGAGGCATACTTTTCCGAGGCCAGCACCACGATCAACTCCCTGCCCAACAGAGCCATGAGAAGAAAAATTGGGATCAGCACCAGCAGACTGATGTTGGCCACGGCGGAAACAAACCGGCTGGTCGCCTCCCGCCCTTTTTCATGCCAGATCTCGATATAGATTGGTGTGAGCGCGTACATCAGCGGAAAAAGGATCAAATCTTTCATATAATGCCCCATGTTCGATGCGACGCTGAAAACCGCCACCGCCTCGGAACCGAGCATGAACTGGATGATGTACCGGTCCACGGATTTGAGCAAAAGATACCCCAGTTCAAATCCGATCAGCGGAAAGCCGAAACGCAAACAGGACTTGAAAAAAGAAGCGGAAAAGGACGCAAGCGAAACCCGACTCTGCGAGAGAAAAATCCCGACCAGCACCACCATGATGACGGTCTCGGCAGCCAGAATGCTCGTGTAGTAGACTTTGATTGTGCCGGCGATCAGGAGAATCGCAGAAAGGCTGACGGCCAGAATGGTGAACCGGCTGGCGACCATGGCGATGTTGTAAGAAATGGTCCTTTGCGATGCCCGATAGAAATTGAGCAAACGGGCGTAGAGAGTGCCGGTCACAATCAAACCGGCCAAGAGATAGTGAAAGCCCGGCAAGTCCTGATCGAACAGCCACACGAAAAGCGGTTTGCCGAACAGGACCACCAGCAGAGCGGTGAACAGGGCAAAGGCCACGGTTCCGAAAAAAAAAGGTCGAATAATAGGTCGACTGCGCGGCCGGATTTTCCGGATGGTTGTACTCGCCATAAAACCGAACCGTTGATTCGGCAAGCCCTGCCCG is from bacterium and encodes:
- a CDS encoding oligosaccharide flippase family protein — translated: MASTTIRKIRPRSRPIIRPFFFGTVAFALFTALLVVLFGKPLFVWLFDQDLPGFHYLLAGLIVTGTLYARLLNFYRASQRTISYNIAMVASRFTILAVSLSAILLIAGTIKVYYTSILAAETVIMVVLVGIFLSQSRVSLASFSASFFKSCLRFGFPLIGFELGYLLLKSVDRYIIQFMLGSEAVAVFSVASNMGHYMKDLILFPLMYALTPIYIEIWHEKGREATSRFVSAVANISLLVLIPIFLLMALLGRELIVVLASEKYASAGDLLGVIVAATLLWALLPIYASGLYIAKKTQIISFTVLVCVLLDVALNLVFVRWWGIWGSCYAALLTCFLLAAYLSYRSRHYLKITIHGKTLAVGLAASLVLYGVAALLPDAGHFLGVVFKMAILGLAFAGTVLLLHGEVRRMVVTGLAHGKRLLRSSLR
- a CDS encoding glycosyltransferase, translated to MRDKKIGILYLIDTLDQRGGTELNLYRLLMHLDAERFHPVVCPLQPPESDMIQLLREEGVEVLPLCLHSIFSPSALSRAFRLRRLINERNIRIVQTIHFGSDILGALCKRLWNDPVVISSRRDMGFNETTRIHRLLRRCTGKWIDLILTNSIAMHEAIVKREKIPLNKITLIYNGVEIPDLADVRKKTEHRSQLGLTADTFIAGCVANIQPIKGFEYLIQAILQLIHQGLDIHLLLIGGIEKRMDSAEGYYKAWSIWSVPRGRRGASNFSASAPM
- a CDS encoding glycosyltransferase family 4 protein codes for the protein MVDLVRAEGQEGRIQFLGLRSDVGDLMSVLDVFILPSLSEGFSNAVLEAMAAGVPVIATSVGGNGEAVIPEKTGLLVAPADSDAIAAAVLRLYHSPSLAAAMGTAARQRAQESFSARQMVRSMETLYRSHIRSRR